GGAACTGCTGTACGACATCGTGCAGACGGTGAGCCGCGCGCTGGCCGGCCGCGTACCCTTCACCGCCAAGATGCGGCTCGGCGTGAAGGACACCGCGCGCGCCATCGAGGCGGCGCAGGCACTGGCTGACGGCGGCGCGCAGATGATCGTCGTGCATGCCCGCACCAAGGCAGATGGCTACCGCCCGCCTGCACACTGGCCGTGGATCGCGCGCATTGCCGAATCGGTGAAGGTGCCGGTGATCGCCAATGGCGAAATCTGGACGGTGGCGGATTACCTGCGTTGCCGGGCGGAAAGCGGTCTGGGTGACGTGATGCTCGGCCGCGGCGCGGTGGCCGATCCGCTGCTGGCCGAACGCATCCGACGGCACCTTCGGGGTGAGGCGGCGACCGCCCCGGCCCAGGACTGGCTGCATCTCGCGCCACTGCTCGCGGAATACTGGCGGCGCGTGCTCGGCCACGTGGAAGCGCGGCACGCGGCGGGTCGGCTCAAGCAGTGGCTGAACCTGCTGCGGCGCACCTACCCGCAGGCTGAGGGGCTCTACCAGCAACTGCGGCCGGTGCGCGCCAACGATGACATCGAGCGCATCCTGCTGGCCGCCGTGGCGCCGGTGCAGGCGCTCGCGGCGTGAGCTTCATCCGGCGCTGCGGCGTTGTCTATTCAGTCTTCCCGAGACTGTCGACCATATTCATCAGCGTTCGGATCTGCGGGGCATCGCGCGTGGCGTAGCCGTGCAGATCGGTCGGCGTGGTGTAGCCCCACCAGTCCCAGCAGCCCATCGGATTGCCGACGCTGTCCCAATTGCCGCGTTCCAGCGGCTTGATCGCGCCGACGCGCGGAAACAGCATCACGAGCCGGAGCGGCCCGGCCCACCGCGTGTAGCCCCCGCCTTCGCTGAATGCCTGGAACGCTTCATCCGTCATGCCTTGCTGGCAGCCATGCAGGGCAACGTGGACACCACACTTTTCGTCCCGGCAACGCTCTGGCACGAATACGTGCGCCGATTCGGCCAGACCCAGCATGCGCATCGCAGCTTCGGGATCGGCCATACCGGGTGTGACCGGCACGTAGTCCGCCTGGCGCAGCGCGTACCACTGGCCGGCGCCGTCATCCGCCCTGGCGCGCGGCTTCTTGTACAGGCTGCGCAGCATGAAGCCGGCGGCATCGAAATCGCAGCCACTGACAAAATCCTCGTCGCTGGTGTCGCACGCGCCCTGGGACGGATCGTTGGTCGGCAAGGTATGTGGCGTCGCGCGCGGCTCTCCGCGCACGATCAGGCCGTTGAAATGCAGGAAGAAGGTATGCTGAGCCGCCGACGCCTTGGCGCCGACCACGCGGTCTTCGCTGCCGCGGTACTCCCAGATGCGCTGGCCGGCCATGTGGGCGACCGGGTCGATGCGGTCGCGCTGCGCCAGCTTCTTCGTGTCGGCGATCAGGTCCATTACTTCGATGTCGCGCTCGCCCGAACTGAACAACGACAGCCCGAACATCGGTCCGAAAAGTTCGCGCAGCCAGGTGCGACCCAGCGTCAGACAGTCATTGGTCGCCTTGGTGACGAAACCCTGGGCGCACAGATAGGGCGGCCCGGACACGATACCGATGCCGCGCACCCGCGACGAATGCGCAACGCCCACCTGCACCGCCATGGCGGCACCGGACGACAGGCCGGACACCGTGAAAGTCCGCGGGTCGAGGTTCAGCGCCGGCGGTGAGTCAAGCGCCGGTGCGAGCGGTGAGAGAAGAAGTGCGACGAGTGCTCCGAGCACCCGGATCTGGACAGCAGTGACAGGCATGAAAACGCTCCGGCTTCGTTCAGGTCACAGTATGCGCACGCGGATGCTGCAGTGCAAAATCGGGCTGTGGCGGATGAGCGACGGTCAGCGGATGCGGGTTGGCTGTCGCGCCGGTTCATCTTGGAGTATGCAACGATTTTTTCAAGCTGCCAAAACTTCTGAAATATGGAAGTTATGCGTAGTCGAGTTCGTATTGTTCGATGTTTGATGCCGCACTAGTATCGGACACTGACATGTGTTGCGCCTTTGTGCGGCACGCCGATTCACCGAGGGCAGTTCGCTTTGCCCGCCCAAGAAAAAGGAGATTCACGTCATGAAACGCGTCCTGCTGTTCCTTGCCACCAATATGGCCATCGTGCTGGTGCTGTCCATCACCATGC
The sequence above is a segment of the Methyloversatilis sp. RAC08 genome. Coding sequences within it:
- a CDS encoding tRNA dihydrouridine synthase: MEGLLDARLRAVVTQATHYDWCVTEFVRVTNMLLPARVYTRVAPELHTQSKTAGGVPLRVQLLGSDPACLADNADLLAQLHPAGIDLNFGCPAPTVNRHRGGAVLLDEPELLYDIVQTVSRALAGRVPFTAKMRLGVKDTARAIEAAQALADGGAQMIVVHARTKADGYRPPAHWPWIARIAESVKVPVIANGEIWTVADYLRCRAESGLGDVMLGRGAVADPLLAERIRRHLRGEAATAPAQDWLHLAPLLAEYWRRVLGHVEARHAAGRLKQWLNLLRRTYPQAEGLYQQLRPVRANDDIERILLAAVAPVQALAA